A stretch of the Malus sylvestris chromosome 10, drMalSylv7.2, whole genome shotgun sequence genome encodes the following:
- the LOC126588060 gene encoding CBBY-like protein isoform X1, whose product MDSASFSILRAQPFSSAAAVFPPTNNTTARFFALPKSNRNPNLVPPFSSTFPRNSTFPGKCLHFDRFAAFSSLSGAQDQNPSQELAVLLEVDGVLMDAYRLGNRQAFNEAFKKLGLDCASWPEPVYLDLLRMSAGDEEKMVNLYFNRIGWPSSLPTSEKASFVKNVLQKKKIAMDEFLMSESLTLRPGVEEFIDEAYKEGIPVVVLTTYSKSGDQIARSIVAKLGQERVSKLKIVGDKEVEQSLYSQLVNDTGLSSGMDEQLAKEAIKSVSAEKQRIAEEVASLLKLSVDIDTSPSESLEKIIAALRAGAEVASLPVCDCVLIAGSQSGVAGAERVGMPCVVLRSSLTARAEFPSANAIMDGFGGADLTISKLRNKRRS is encoded by the exons ATGGATTCCGCTTCGTTCTCAATTCTCCGAGCTCAGCCCTTTTCTTCCGCTGCGGCCGTTTTCCCGCCAACTAACAACACCACCGCCCGCTTCTTCGCCCTCCCGAAGAGCAACCGCAACCCCAACCTGGTCCCTCCATTTTCCTCCACTTTCCCAAGAAACTCAACTTTTCCCGGAAAATGTCTGCACTTCGATCGGTTCGCCGCATTCAGCTCGCTCTCCGGCGCTCAGGACCAGAACCCATCTCAGGAACTGGCTGTTCTTCTCGAAGTTGACGG GGTTCTTATGGATGCTTATCGGTTGGGGAACCGCCAAGCCTTCAATGAAG CATTTAAGAAGCTTGGACTTGACTGTGCAAGTTGGCCAGAGCCTGTTTACTTGGACCTCCTAAG GATGAGTGCTGGTGATGAGGAAAAGATGGTGAATTTGTATTTTAATCGG ATTGGTTGGCCTAGTTCATTGCCGACAAGTGAGAAGGCGTCATTTGTGAAAAATGTTCTGCAAAAGAAG AAAATTGCAATGGATGAGTTTTTGATGTCAGAAAGTTTGACGTTACGACCTGGAGTTGAAGA GTTTATTGATGAGGCATACAAGGAAGGAATACCTGTGGTCGTACTGACAACTTATAGTAAGAGTGGGGATCAAATTGCCAG ATCAATTGTTGCAAAGCTTGGCCAGGAAAGAGTTTCAAAGCTAAAGATTGTTGGAGATAAGGAGGTAGAACAGAGTTTGTATAGCCAACTGGTGAATGATACAGGATTATCTTCTGGAATGGATGAGCAACTAGCTAAGGAGGCAATAAAATCAG TTTCTGCTGAGAAGCAAAGGATTGCAGAGGAGGTTGCATCATTGCTAAAGCTGAGTGTAGATATTGATACTAGCCCGTCTGAAAG CTTAGAGAAGATCATTGCTGCATTGCGAGCTGGGGCTGAAGTTGCCAGTCTACCTGTATGCGATTGTGTTCTTATTGCAGGAAGCCAGTCTGGTGTGGCTGGAGCTGAGCGAGTGGGCATGCCATGTGTTGTTTTAAGAAGCAG TTTGACGGCTAGAGCTGAGTTCCCTTCGGCAAATGCGATAATGGATGGGTTTGGAGGAGCAGACCTGACCATCTCTAAACTGCGAAACAAGAGACGGTCATGA
- the LOC126588060 gene encoding CBBY-like protein isoform X2, whose amino-acid sequence MDSASFSILRAQPFSSAAAVFPPTNNTTARFFALPKSNRNPNLVPPFSSTFPRNSTFPGKCLHFDRFAAFSSLSGAQDQNPSQELAVLLEVDGVLMDAYRLGNRQAFNEAFKKLGLDCASWPEPVYLDLLRMSAGDEEKMVNLYFNRIGWPSSLPTSEKASFVKNVLQKKKIAMDEFLMSESLTLRPGVEEFIDEAYKEGIPVVVLTTYSKSGDQIARSIVAKLGQERVSKLKIVGDKEVEQSLYSQLVNDTGLSSGMDEQLAKEAIKSVSAEKQRIAEEVASLLKLSVDIDTSPSESLEKIIAALRAGAEVASLPVCDCVLIAGSQSGVAGAERVGMPCVVLRSSLTARAEFPWANAIMDGFGGADLTIPKLLSKRRS is encoded by the exons ATGGATTCCGCTTCGTTCTCAATTCTCCGAGCTCAGCCCTTTTCTTCCGCTGCGGCCGTTTTCCCGCCAACTAACAACACCACCGCCCGCTTCTTCGCCCTCCCGAAGAGCAACCGCAACCCCAACCTGGTCCCTCCATTTTCCTCCACTTTCCCAAGAAACTCAACTTTTCCCGGAAAATGTCTGCACTTCGATCGGTTCGCCGCATTCAGCTCGCTCTCCGGCGCTCAGGACCAGAACCCATCTCAGGAACTGGCTGTTCTTCTCGAAGTTGACGG GGTTCTTATGGATGCTTATCGGTTGGGGAACCGCCAAGCCTTCAATGAAG CATTTAAGAAGCTTGGACTTGACTGTGCAAGTTGGCCAGAGCCTGTTTACTTGGACCTCCTAAG GATGAGTGCTGGTGATGAGGAAAAGATGGTGAATTTGTATTTTAATCGG ATTGGTTGGCCTAGTTCATTGCCGACAAGTGAGAAGGCGTCATTTGTGAAAAATGTTCTGCAAAAGAAG AAAATTGCAATGGATGAGTTTTTGATGTCAGAAAGTTTGACGTTACGACCTGGAGTTGAAGA GTTTATTGATGAGGCATACAAGGAAGGAATACCTGTGGTCGTACTGACAACTTATAGTAAGAGTGGGGATCAAATTGCCAG ATCAATTGTTGCAAAGCTTGGCCAGGAAAGAGTTTCAAAGCTAAAGATTGTTGGAGATAAGGAGGTAGAACAGAGTTTGTATAGCCAACTGGTGAATGATACAGGATTATCTTCTGGAATGGATGAGCAACTAGCTAAGGAGGCAATAAAATCAG TTTCTGCTGAGAAGCAAAGGATTGCAGAGGAGGTTGCATCATTGCTAAAGCTGAGTGTAGATATTGATACTAGCCCGTCTGAAAG CTTAGAGAAGATCATTGCTGCATTGCGAGCTGGGGCTGAAGTTGCCAGTCTACCTGTATGCGATTGTGTTCTTATTGCAGGAAGCCAGTCTGGTGTGGCTGGAGCTGAGCGAGTGGGCATGCCATGTGTTGTTTTAAGAAGCAG CTTGACGGCCAGAGCTGAGTTCCCTTGGGCAAATGCGATAATGGATGGCTTTGGAGGGGCAGACCTGACCATCCCTAAACTGCTCAGCAAGAGACGGTCATGA